The Campylobacter armoricus sequence TTATCGATGACTTTTTCACCTGAACTTGTGGATTTTTTTATCTTTGTTATAGATGTTGCTCAAGGAGAAAAAATTCCACGCAAAGGTGGTCCTGCTATTTGTAGATCTGATTTAATGATTATCAATAAAATAGACTTAGCTCCTTATGTGAATGCTTCTTTAAAAATCATGCAAGAAGATACTTTAAAAATGCGTGGAGATAGACCTTTTATCATGAGTAATCTTCAAACTAAAGAAGGTTTGGAAGAAATCATCACTTGGATTAAAAAATACACACTTTTAAAGGATTGATTTGTTTGCTCAAAAGAGTGTTTTTAAACTTACATTAGATACTATTAATGAAAAAACTATCATTAAAAATTCTTTTTTTACTCCTCCTTTTAAGCTTATGAGGAATTTTTATGATAAAAAATTAACTAGTATATATGTTTTAAATTCTAGTGCTGGAATTTTTAAAGATGATCATTTAAGTTTTGAAATCATATGTAAGAAAAATACAAATGCCGCTATACTTACACAAAGTTATGAAAAAGTATATGATACTAAAGATTCTTTTGCGAGTAAAAATATTGATTTTGCTCTTGAAGAAAATGCAAGTTTTTTTTATATGCCAAAGCCACTTTTGCTTCAAGAAAATGCAAATTTTATACAAAATACAAAGATTAATCTAGCTTCTTTTTCAAGATTAGTTTATGTTGATTTTGTCATTTTTGGTAGAGTGGCTATGGAAGAAAAATTTGCTTTTAAAAATTATGAGAGTTTAACTCAAATTTATAGAAATGACACTTTAATTTTAAATGATAAAATTAAAATCAATCCTTCTTATATGAAAGAAAATGAATTAAATTTTTTTGCAAATCATACGCATTATTTGAGTATTTATCTTTTTGGATACGATGAGTTTTATGAAGAATTAAAAGCTTTATTTGACGATATAAATCAACTTTTTTATGAGGGTTTATGTATAAAAATTCTTAGTAAGAAAAGTGAAAAATTACTTTTACTTCAAGATAAGCTTTTTAAATTTTGTCAAAATAAAATATAAAATATTGTGGTATTATAAAATTTTTAAAAACAAACTAAGGATTATAAATGCGATATGGTGAAAAAGAAATCAAAGAATTTAGCGTAGAAAATATGGAAGTTTGGCCAAATGATGCTAAAAATGATTATGTGATTAAAATCACTTTGCCTGAATTTATGTGTTGTTGTCCGCGTAGTGGATATCCTGATTTTGCTACTATTTATCTTGAATATATACCAAATAAATTAGTAGTTGAACTTAAAGCTATAAAACTTTATATAAATACTTTTATGTATAGAAATATTTCACATGAAGCAAGCATTAATGAAATTTATAATACTTTAAAAGAAAAACTTGATCCAAAATGGATAAAAGTAGTTGGTGATTTTAATCCTCGTGGTAATGTGCATACTGTTATAGAATGTAGATCTGATTTAGTAGTGTCTAAATAAAATATTGGTTTGAAAAATTCAATTTTTAAAAATATAAATTAAATTTATATAAATACACCAATTATATATTTTAAATACTTTTACTTTTAGAAACACCTTTTATATAAATAGGATACTTTTTATATTATTTTATAAAAAAGTATCTTAGAATTTACTCGAATTTACATTTTAAGGATAAATACAATGGAAAAGTATCAATTAGATCAAGAACAAAATTCACAAGAAGATCGTAGAGGCTTTTTAAAAAATTTAGGTATTACTTTGCTTGGAGCTAGTGCTTTAGCAAATGTTTCTTTAGATAATTACATTTTAGGAAGTAAAGTTCTTGCTAAAGAGTTAGATACTTTTAAAATAGAAGGTAAAAAAGATGTGATTTATCACGGGGAAAGACCTATGACAGCAGAAACACAAATTTATGCTTTAGATTCTGATTTTACAAGACCTGAAAATTTCTTTGTAAGAAATAATGGTGTTCCACCTGAAATGAGTACAATAAAAGAAAGAATGAAAAAAGGTTGGACGCTTGAAATTGGCGGAGAAAGTGTAAAAACTGCAAAAACATACACTCTAGATGAACTAAAGAAAAAATTCAAACATTATACCTATGCATTGACTTTAGAATGCGGTGGTAATGGTAGAGGCGAAGTTATACCTAGCACTAAAGGGACTCAATGGGGTTATGGAGCTGTTGCTTGTGGTAGATGGACAGGGGTTAGGCTAAAAGATATTTTAGAAGATTGTGGTGTAAAAGATGATGCTGTTTATATAGGGTATTATGGAATCGATACTAAATTAAATGGTGAAGAAGCTTCTCCTATTAGTAGAGGTGTGCCTATTAAAAAAGCTATGCAAGATGAAACATTAGTTGCTTGGGCTTATGAGGGTAAAGATATACCTTGGATTAATGGTTATCCACTTCGTTTAGTTTGTGGAGGATACCCTGCGAGTACAAGTGGCAAATGGCTTTCAAAAATTGTTGTAAGAAATAAAGTTCATGATGGTGAAAAAATGGATACTTCTTATAAAGTTCCAGTAAATCCTGTAAAACCAGGTGATTTTACATCTAAAGTTGAAATGAAGATCATCGAATCAATGCCAGTAAGATCTATCATCACTAACATCAAAAATAACACAAAAATTAAAGCAAATAAAAAATTTGAAGTTAGAGGAAAAGCTTGGGCGGGCGAGCTAGAAGTAAAAGAAGTGTATGTAAGTAATGACTATGGTGTAACTTGGACTAAAGCAAAAGTTGAAAAACCTTTAAATCGTCTTGCATGGCAAAAATGGAGCACTCAAATTTCAATCCCAACAAAAGGATATTATGAAATTTGGGCTAGAGCAGTTGATAGCAAAGAAAATAGTCAGCCTATGGTTTTAGCACAATGGAATCCAGGTGGTTATATCAACAATGCTTGTCATAGAATAAATATTCTTGGAGTATGAGATGTTTAAAAAAATAATCTTAGTTTTATGTATAGGATTTTCTTTTCTTTTTGCAAATGCGCAATATAAAGTAAATCCTGATACAGGATTGATTATAGATCCAGATTCTCCTTTAGTGGAAGCTAATTGTTTAGCTTGTCATGGCTCAGGGCTTATCACTAATATGCGTGCAAGCAAACAAGCTTGGCTTGCTGCTATTAGATGGATGCAAGAATCAGAAGGTTTATGGGAAATTCCTGCAGATGATGAGGAAAAAATTTTAAATTATTTAACTAAATATTACGGGGAAAAATACGATACTAGAAGAAGAATTCCTTTAGTTTTACTAGAAAAATAATCCAATATTTTGTATTATTGTAAAAAATATATGGAGGAAGATTATGAAAATAAAGGTTTTAAGCTTAGTTGCAAGTATAGTTTTAGTTTCAAACTTAGCTTTAGCTGATGAAAATTCAGGTTTGTTTTTGGGTGTTGATGCGGGATGGTTTCACACTAAAGTGAAAAGTGATCTTGAACACAATAAAGCAAAAAATGTCAAATATAATGGTGATTTAGAAGGTGATGTTCCAGTTTTTGGTTTAAGAGCTGGTTATCGTTTCAATGAAAACCATAGGGCTTATGGTGCTTATAGTTATTCTAGTGAATTTAGCGATGTTATCGATGTTGCAAGATTAAAAATTGATGGAGAATTTACTACACATAAATTCTTACTTGGATATGATTTTACTCCAAAAATATTTGAAAAAACAAGAGCAGTTTTAGGTATATATGGTGGTTATGCAAAGACAGATATTACTTTAAAGACAAAATTTTTATCTTTGTCTCAAGATTTTGATGGTTATACTTATGGAACAAAAATTGGTGCTTTATACGAATTAACTCCATTAAATGAGATTGAGTTTGGTTTTAAAATTGAACAAACTCATTATAATACAAGAAATTTTTATCAAAGCACCGTAGGTTCGAATTTTTATGATCCTAAGCAAACAAATTATGGTTTATATCTAGGATATACTTATAAATTTTAAGGAGAGATGATGCCAAAAGATGCAAATGGAACTGAGCTTAACGCAGGTGATAATGTAAGTGTGATTAAAGATTTAAAAGTTAAAGGTGCAAGTACAACTTTAAAGCGTGGTACTACTATCAAAAATATCAAACTTACAAATAAAGATACTGAAATTGAAGCTAAGGTAGATAAATTTGGCGTGATTGTTTTAAAAACCGAATTTCTTAAAAAAATATAAAAATTCCCAGTCAATTTTGGGAATTTTCTTCTTGATAAACGCAGTGTTTGAAAATAAATTGATGCTCCTCAGGTAAGTTTTCAAATAAAGCATTTGCGAGTTGTCTTATCTCCCACAGAGCTGATTTTGAGCTTCTTAGAGTAATGAAATTTTGCAAACTTCTTGCATTAATCGTTAAAGTTAATTCTGTTTTATAGCTTTCTGGCAAGCAGTATTTTGCTATATCCAAACTAATGCTATTTTGTAAAATTAAACGCAAATTTTCTAAAGCTTTAATGCTTGCATTATCTACTATTTCATTTCCAGTTAATACTAAATATTTTTTAGCATTTTCAAAGTCATTTTCTTTAAATTCATTTTCATTTCTAAGCTCTTTTAGTGTATATCTTGTACTTTTTACACTAGGGCTAGTATGTCGGTGTCTTGCAACTTCTTGCAAACATGCTCTTGAGATACCTTGTATATAAAAAGTATAATTTAAATGTTCTAAGGTTGAAGCATGCTTAAATTTATTTCCCACTCGATCGATTAATTCTTTATCTTTTTCTCCTCCGCAATCGCCTTTATCAAAACTTTGCCAACATGTTCTTGTAGCGTGAGAGCATACAGAAAGTGGAGTATAGTTTAACAATGTGATTTTCATTCAAATTTCCTTCACAAAATAATTGAATTTTACACAAATGTTTATAAAAATAAAATTTTTTATTCGTTATAATTTTAAAAAAATAAATTAAGGTTATTTATGAAATTAAAGCAAACTAAGTATATTTTTGTAACCGGTGGCGTTTTAAGTTCTTTGGGAAAAGGTATAGCAGCAGCTTCTATTGCTACGATTTTAAAAAATTCGGGTTTAAAAGTAAGTATTTTAAAAGCAGATCCTTATATTAATGTTGATCCTGGTACTATGAGTCCTTTAGAACATGGGGAAGTTTTTGTTACAGATGATGGTGCTGAAACAGATTTAGACTTAGGACATTATGAGAGATTTTTAAACGAGAACTTATCCCAAGATAACAACTTCACCACAGGAAGAGTTTATCAAAGCGTCATAGAAAAAGAAAGAAGAGGAGATTATTTAGGAAAAACCATACAAGTTATCCCTCATATAGTTGATGAAATAAAAGATCGTATTAAAAAAGCCGGAGTTGATAAAGATATTTTAATCGTTGAAATAGGCGGTACAGTAGGAGATATAGAAGGTTTGCCATTTTTAGAAGCTATTAGAGCTTTAAAGCTTGAAGTGGGTAAATATAATGCTATTAATATCCACTTAACTTTGGTGCCATTTATCAAAGCAGCAGGAGAGCTAAAGACAAAGCCAACTCAACATAGTGTCGGGGAGTTACGCCGTATAGGTATTAGTCCTGATATGATTATTTGTAGAAGTGAAAAATCTTTAGATAGAGAGTTAAAAGATAAAATTGCAATTTCATGTGGAGTTGAAAAAAACTGCGTTATAGAAAGTGTTGATGCAGCTAGTATTTATCAAATTCCACTAAATTTCTTAAAACAAGATATTTTAAACTCTATTGCAAATTTATTAGATCTTCAAAATTTAAAGCCAAATATGAATGAATGGGATTCTTTAGTTAAAAGAGTGATTGCCCCAAGCAATGAGCTTAGCATAGCCTTTGTAGGAAAATATGTAGATTTAAAAGAAAGTTATAAAAGCTTAACAGAAGCCATTATCCATGCAGGTGCAGCACTTGATGCAAGAGTAAATTTAAAATGGATTGATAGTGAAAAACTAGAAAATGCAAATATAGAAGAAAGTTTTAAAGATGTAAGTGGAATTTTAGTAGCAGGTGGTTTTGGATACCGCGGGGTAGAAGGAAAAATCAAAGCTATAAAATATGCAAGAGAGAATAAAATTCCATTTTTAGGAATTTGCTTGGGTATGCAGCTTTCTTTAGTGGAATTTGCTAGAAATGTTTTAAAACTTGAAGATGCAAATTCAAGTGAATTTGATAAAGATTGTAAAAATCCTATTATATTTTTGATTGATGAATTTATCGACGCAAGTGGAGAAAAGCAAATTAGAACAAGTAAAACTCCATTAGGCGGAACTATGCGTCTTGGAGCTTATGAGTGTCATATTAAGCCAAATACACTTTTAAGCAAGGTTTATGATAATCAAAAAAGTGTTAAAGAACGCCACCGCCACCGCTATGAAGCAAATCCAAAATATAAAGAAATGTTTGAAAAAAACGGGCTTATCATAAGCGGTGAAAATGAAGGTTTGGTTGAAGCTATAGAGCTAAAAGATCATCCATTTTTCTTAGCAGTTCAGTTCCACCCTGAATTTACTTCACGCTTAGTCAGGGTTAATCCTGCTATTTTTTCTTTTATTAAAGCATCTTTAAAAAATCATGTTAAATAAAGCCAAAATAAAAGAAATTTTACACCAGCGTTTTATCAACGATACGCATGTAAAGCTTTGTGATTTACCTATGCCATCTTGCTTAAAAGATGTCTATAAGGGTGCTTTGCGTATTAAAGAAGCAATTGAAAAAAACCAAAAGCTTGCTATTGTTGGGGATTATGATGTAGATGGAGTGATTTCTTGTGTGATTTTATCTGAATTTTTTGATGATATCGGATATGATTATGTGGTAAAAATTCCAAATCGTTTTAAAGATGGATATGGTTTAAATGAAGAAATCATCAACGAACTTGATGGAGTAGATTTAATCATCACTGTAGATAATGGTATAGCAGCATTTGAAGCAGCAGAGCTTTGTTTGCAAAAAGGAATTGACTTAATCATCACTGATCATCATATGCCAGCAGCTATCTTACCAAAAGCTTATGCAATCATCAATCCTAAACAACAAGATTGTGAATTTCCTGATATTGAAATTTGTGGCGCTCAAGTGGCTTGGTATTTGATAGCTGCTATAAAAGAAGTATGTAAGATTAATTATAATATGTGTAAATTTATAGAGCTTTTATCCATTGCAATTATTGCAGATATGATGGAGCTTAGAGATTTAAATAGGGCTTTGGTTAGAAAAGGTATAGAGTGTATTAATGATTCTAAGCGTGTAGCGTTTCGGGCGATTAAGCAGTATTTTGGTAAAGATAAATTCGAACTTGATAATATCAGTTTTTTAATTGCACCTTTGATTAATAGTGCCGGTAGAATGGATGATGCGATAATTTCTTACAAATTTTTACATTCTAAAAATATCGATGAGGTTGTGGGGTATTTAGAGCAAATCATCACTTATAATAATAATCGCAAAGATGAAGAAAGAGAGCTTTTTAAACAATGCTTAGAGCAAGTTGATGAAAACAATCCTGTGATTATTGTCAATGGGCAAAATTGGCATGAGGGGGTTTTAGGTATAGTTGCAAGTCGTTTGGCAAAGCATTTTAACAAACCTGCTTTTGTTTTTTCAGAATGTGAGCAAAAAGCTAAAGCTAGTGTTAGAAGTGTAGGAAAGATTGATATTTTAAAAGTAATAGAACAAGCTAAAGAATATGTTTTAAGTTATGGTGGCCACAAAGGTGCTGCAGGGGTTTTGGTAGAACTTGAGAAATTTGAAATGTTCAAAACAAAACTCAATGAAATCTGTAAAAATATTCCTAAAGATGATTTTTACAATACAGATGAAGTTTTAGGTAGTATTGATCCAAATGAAGTGGATTTTGAGCTTTTGGAAATTTTAGAATTCTTTGAGCCTTTTGGGCATAAAAATCCAAGGCCGTATTTTAAATTTGATAAGCTTTTTGTGAAAAATAAAAAAAGATTAGGAAAAGAAGAAAATCATATAAAACTTATTTTAACTCAAGGAAATAAGATTTTAGAAGCTTTATTTTTTAACTTTGACTATGAGCCACAAATTGGAGAAAGTATAGATTTTATTGCGGGTATTTCTAAAAATAACTTTAGAGGATTAATAACCCCTCAACTTACTATCAAAGAAATTTTAAGATAATTTTTTATATGACTAAATTCGATATAAAGGAGTAAAATGATAAAAAAAGTATTATTGTTTGTTTTTTCTTTTAGCATTGCTTTTTCTTTTGAAACAAAAATTTTTATAGGAGATACATATATACCTGAAAATTTTTATAAATATGATAAAGAATTTAAAGCAGCTGCTAAAAAATACAATATACCTATAGTATTACTTAAGGCTATTACGCTAACAGAAAATGCAACATTTAAGCATAATATCATAGGAAAGAATAAAAACCAAACCAAAGATTATGGCTTAATGCAAATTAATACTATCCATTTAAAGCGTTACAATATAAATGAAAAAGATATTATAAAACCAAGTGTAAATATAGAAATAGCAGCAAGATTACTTCATGAGATCATTCAAAAACATGGTTTTAGTTGGAATGCTATAGGAAGATATCATTCAGCAAATGATAAATATAAAAATATCTGGTTGAATAAGGTTACTAAGCATTTAATAACTATCGTTTTAAAAGATAGCAAAGAACTTTTTATGATGGAAAAATTTAGACTTGCTAAGCTTACGACTTTGTTAATAAATGTTGATAAAAAACAATATGATTATTTAGTCACTTGGATAAGATAGTGCTTGCTATTTATATAAAGTAAATTTAAATAAAATTATTATAAACTTACAAGTTTTAATGAATTATTAATATTAAGGAGTTTATATGTCTTATTTCACGGGGGGGGGTATTGATTTTCAATCAAACCAAACTTCATCTTTAACTAATTCTTTTAATTCGTTTGTTTTAAACAAACATATTACACATAATAATCTTTCTTTTACTAAAAAAACTTTTTTATCTTTAGCAACTATATCTTTTTTAGCTACCTGTGCTAATGCTAGTATTACAACTATTAATGATAAAGTTTCTAATGGTAGTATAACTATTGCTAATGCTAGAAGCAATATATCAAGAGATATTAGTGGTGGTGGTTGTAGTGGAACAATTTGTACTATAGAAACCACTCAAAATAATGGAGTAACTATAAGTGGTAATAATGGTGGAACTTTAACCATTACAGATAAGGGAAGTATAACTAATAATAATAAATATGGTAGTGGAGTTTTAATTAATGGCAGTGCTACTAATGTAAATATTAATAATAGTGGAACTATTGATTCTACAAATACAAATAATCAAAGTGGTAATGGTATTAGTGTAGAAGGAAATAACAATAATAATATTACTATAACTAATAGTGGAAGTATCAATAGTGGTACTTTTAATGGAATTGAAATTAAAGGTAGTAATAATACTATAAACAATCTTACCAATAGTGGAACTATAACTGGTAAAGGTAATGGTATAAGTGTTAATGGTAGCAACAATGTAATTAAAACTTTGGATAATAGTGGAACTATAACTGGTAAAAATAATGGTGTAAATATTAGTGGTAACAACACTATAAACAATCTTACCAATAGTGGAACTATTAATTCAACTAATGGTAAAGGTATGACTATAGGTTCTAATGCTAGTATAGAAAATATTAGCAATAATGGCTTAATAACTGGTAGCAATGGACAATATGCTATAGAAATAGGTAATAATAGAAACAATGGTGCCACTATTACTAACTTTACTAATAATGGAACTATAGGTAGTTCAAATTCTAGTTATGCCATAGTGGGTTGGGCTAATGGTAGTAAGAAAACCACTATTACTAATTTTACTAATAATGGTTTAATACAATCAGGTCCTAAAGAAGCAATATATTTAAATAATACCAATATAGGAACTTTTACCAATAGTGGAACAATTACTTCATCTAAAGGTTCTGGTTTAAATTTTGGTAATGTAACTATAGATAACTTTAACAATAGTGGGACTATAAATGGCGGTGGTTATGTTGCATTGTATATACAAGGAGGACATATAAAAACTTTAAATATAAATGAAGGTTCTCGTATATCCGGTTCTTTTGGTATAGCTATTCATAAAGGAGGGAAACTAAGTAACCTCAATGTAAATGGAGGTGTTTTTAATACAAAATATAGTGCTGTTATATTTCAAGGTGCTAAAACTGATACAAATATAAATATAGCAAATTCAAAAATAACTACAAACGATTTTGGTTTGTATATGCTTAATTCAGCGATAACAGGTAATACTTTTGATATAAAAAATTCTACTTTTACAACTAAAATAGATGGAATAGCAATGACTAGTTCTAAAGTAAATTCTAGTATTAATTTAGATAATTCTAAATTTAATGCTGGTACCAATGCTATTTTATTAGATGGAAATTCAAAATTAACTGGAAATATAAGCATAAAAAATAATTCTAGTTTATTTGGTGGTACTAGTGGAATAGGAATTAGAGATAATTCTAAAATCACCTCTGATATAAACATAGAAGATGAAAGTTTATTAGGTGGGAAAATAGGTATAACACTAACAAAAAATGCTGGCATTGATGGAAGTATCAATCTAAAAAATGGCGCAACCATAGCTAGCCTAAAACAAGAAAAAGATGCCCTAAAATATGATGAAAGTGGCACAGCTATACTTAATGAAGGAACTATCAAAGGTAATATCTCTTTAGATAAATCTTTCATTTATGGAAGTGTTTATAATAAAAACACCATAGGTGGTAATATATCTTTAAATAATAAATCTTATATTAGCTCTATAAACAATCAAAAAATATTCAAGGCTCTATAGACTTAAAAGAACAATCTCACATTAATAGTATTTTAAATAATGGAACTATAGAAAAAGGAATAAGTCTTGATAAAAGTACTATAGGCTCTATAGAAAATTCAGGCATTATAGGTAATGGTGGTATTAAATTAAATAATGAAAGTAAAATAGGCTCTATTACAAACAATAAAAATGCTAAAACTGATTTAGATTTAAAAAACAATTCCATAGTAGATTTAGTAAAAAATGAAGGCACTATGGAAATAACTAAAGATGAAACTAGTTCTATAAATGCCTTTGATAATAATGGTAATTTATTAAGCAAATTTGAAAACAATAGTCAAATGCAAGCTATTATAAATAATAACAATGCTATTATGGAACAAGGCTTAGAAAATACTGGCTCTATAGCTGCTATTAACAATGCAGGAACTATAACAGGTATAAATAATACCTTTAATAAAATAACTAAAGATGATATAAAAAAAGGCACTATAGGCACTATAGTAAATACAGGCATTATAGGTAATGAAGCTAGTCCTTTAGCTACTCAAGATATTACTTATGGTATTAATAATAGTGGCACTATAGAAAAACTTATCAATTCTTCAGGAGATATTAACAATCCTAATACTGATAAAGATATTCATATATATGGTGGTATTAATAATAGTGGTTATATAGATATATTTAATACAGGTAATATTCATGGTGGTATTACCAATAGTGGAACTTTAATCCTTAGTAATGGACACATTCATTCTGGAAATGGTTCTACTCAAGCTTCTTGGCATGGAGGCTTTATAGGTAAAAATAACAATGGCTACCATATAGAAAACAATGACAATGGTAAAGTTAGTATAGATGGTTGGTATTTTAATGATTTAGAATACAAAGGAACTACTCAAGAAGATATAGCAAATAGATTAGAAAATGCCATTATAGTAGGTGGAAATAATATAGGTGGTATTAGTGCAGATAAAATCTATGTAAATACAAGCAATTTAAAATTAAATACAATCTATGAAGGCAATACTTTCTTTATTGATGAAAATGGTAAAGTAATAGGTGATAAAATAAACAATAATGCAGGTGTAAATGCTAATAACATACATAGCTTATCAGGAATTTATGACTTTTTAGGTTTAGGTGAAGGTCGATATATAGCTAATGTTAATGTATCAGAATTAAGTGGTAAAACTCTA is a genomic window containing:
- a CDS encoding urease accessory protein UreD, whose protein sequence is MFAQKSVFKLTLDTINEKTIIKNSFFTPPFKLMRNFYDKKLTSIYVLNSSAGIFKDDHLSFEIICKKNTNAAILTQSYEKVYDTKDSFASKNIDFALEENASFFYMPKPLLLQENANFIQNTKINLASFSRLVYVDFVIFGRVAMEEKFAFKNYESLTQIYRNDTLILNDKIKINPSYMKENELNFFANHTHYLSIYLFGYDEFYEELKALFDDINQLFYEGLCIKILSKKSEKLLLLQDKLFKFCQNKI
- the queF gene encoding preQ(1) synthase; the encoded protein is MRYGEKEIKEFSVENMEVWPNDAKNDYVIKITLPEFMCCCPRSGYPDFATIYLEYIPNKLVVELKAIKLYINTFMYRNISHEASINEIYNTLKEKLDPKWIKVVGDFNPRGNVHTVIECRSDLVVSK
- the sorA gene encoding sulfite:cytochrome c oxidoreductase molybdopterin oxidoreductase subunit yields the protein MEKYQLDQEQNSQEDRRGFLKNLGITLLGASALANVSLDNYILGSKVLAKELDTFKIEGKKDVIYHGERPMTAETQIYALDSDFTRPENFFVRNNGVPPEMSTIKERMKKGWTLEIGGESVKTAKTYTLDELKKKFKHYTYALTLECGGNGRGEVIPSTKGTQWGYGAVACGRWTGVRLKDILEDCGVKDDAVYIGYYGIDTKLNGEEASPISRGVPIKKAMQDETLVAWAYEGKDIPWINGYPLRLVCGGYPASTSGKWLSKIVVRNKVHDGEKMDTSYKVPVNPVKPGDFTSKVEMKIIESMPVRSIITNIKNNTKIKANKKFEVRGKAWAGELEVKEVYVSNDYGVTWTKAKVEKPLNRLAWQKWSTQISIPTKGYYEIWARAVDSKENSQPMVLAQWNPGGYINNACHRINILGV
- the sorB gene encoding sulfite:cytochrome c oxidoreductase monoheme cytochrome C subunit, whose amino-acid sequence is MFKKIILVLCIGFSFLFANAQYKVNPDTGLIIDPDSPLVEANCLACHGSGLITNMRASKQAWLAAIRWMQESEGLWEIPADDEEKILNYLTKYYGEKYDTRRRIPLVLLEK
- a CDS encoding outer membrane beta-barrel protein, with amino-acid sequence MKIKVLSLVASIVLVSNLALADENSGLFLGVDAGWFHTKVKSDLEHNKAKNVKYNGDLEGDVPVFGLRAGYRFNENHRAYGAYSYSSEFSDVIDVARLKIDGEFTTHKFLLGYDFTPKIFEKTRAVLGIYGGYAKTDITLKTKFLSLSQDFDGYTYGTKIGALYELTPLNEIEFGFKIEQTHYNTRNFYQSTVGSNFYDPKQTNYGLYLGYTYKF
- a CDS encoding alkylphosphonate utilization protein, with protein sequence MPKDANGTELNAGDNVSVIKDLKVKGASTTLKRGTTIKNIKLTNKDTEIEAKVDKFGVIVLKTEFLKKI
- the thyX gene encoding FAD-dependent thymidylate synthase gives rise to the protein MKITLLNYTPLSVCSHATRTCWQSFDKGDCGGEKDKELIDRVGNKFKHASTLEHLNYTFYIQGISRACLQEVARHRHTSPSVKSTRYTLKELRNENEFKENDFENAKKYLVLTGNEIVDNASIKALENLRLILQNSISLDIAKYCLPESYKTELTLTINARSLQNFITLRSSKSALWEIRQLANALFENLPEEHQFIFKHCVYQEENSQN
- a CDS encoding CTP synthase, which produces MKLKQTKYIFVTGGVLSSLGKGIAAASIATILKNSGLKVSILKADPYINVDPGTMSPLEHGEVFVTDDGAETDLDLGHYERFLNENLSQDNNFTTGRVYQSVIEKERRGDYLGKTIQVIPHIVDEIKDRIKKAGVDKDILIVEIGGTVGDIEGLPFLEAIRALKLEVGKYNAINIHLTLVPFIKAAGELKTKPTQHSVGELRRIGISPDMIICRSEKSLDRELKDKIAISCGVEKNCVIESVDAASIYQIPLNFLKQDILNSIANLLDLQNLKPNMNEWDSLVKRVIAPSNELSIAFVGKYVDLKESYKSLTEAIIHAGAALDARVNLKWIDSEKLENANIEESFKDVSGILVAGGFGYRGVEGKIKAIKYARENKIPFLGICLGMQLSLVEFARNVLKLEDANSSEFDKDCKNPIIFLIDEFIDASGEKQIRTSKTPLGGTMRLGAYECHIKPNTLLSKVYDNQKSVKERHRHRYEANPKYKEMFEKNGLIISGENEGLVEAIELKDHPFFLAVQFHPEFTSRLVRVNPAIFSFIKASLKNHVK
- the recJ gene encoding single-stranded-DNA-specific exonuclease RecJ — encoded protein: MLNKAKIKEILHQRFINDTHVKLCDLPMPSCLKDVYKGALRIKEAIEKNQKLAIVGDYDVDGVISCVILSEFFDDIGYDYVVKIPNRFKDGYGLNEEIINELDGVDLIITVDNGIAAFEAAELCLQKGIDLIITDHHMPAAILPKAYAIINPKQQDCEFPDIEICGAQVAWYLIAAIKEVCKINYNMCKFIELLSIAIIADMMELRDLNRALVRKGIECINDSKRVAFRAIKQYFGKDKFELDNISFLIAPLINSAGRMDDAIISYKFLHSKNIDEVVGYLEQIITYNNNRKDEERELFKQCLEQVDENNPVIIVNGQNWHEGVLGIVASRLAKHFNKPAFVFSECEQKAKASVRSVGKIDILKVIEQAKEYVLSYGGHKGAAGVLVELEKFEMFKTKLNEICKNIPKDDFYNTDEVLGSIDPNEVDFELLEILEFFEPFGHKNPRPYFKFDKLFVKNKKRLGKEENHIKLILTQGNKILEALFFNFDYEPQIGESIDFIAGISKNNFRGLITPQLTIKEILR
- a CDS encoding lytic transglycosylase domain-containing protein; the protein is MIKKVLLFVFSFSIAFSFETKIFIGDTYIPENFYKYDKEFKAAAKKYNIPIVLLKAITLTENATFKHNIIGKNKNQTKDYGLMQINTIHLKRYNINEKDIIKPSVNIEIAARLLHEIIQKHGFSWNAIGRYHSANDKYKNIWLNKVTKHLITIVLKDSKELFMMEKFRLAKLTTLLINVDKKQYDYLVTWIR